The Kiritimatiellia bacterium genome contains the following window.
CTGCCACGACGCGATCATTTCGACCCAGCACATCCACCTCGACCACGACAACTGCCTGGAGATCGTCGCCGTCCGCGGCCGCCCGCGGGACATCGCGGCCATCGTGCGGCGGCTCAAGTCGGTCAAGGGCCTCAAGCACGTCTCCCTCGCCGCCGGCACGACCGGCCGGCGCCTCTCCTGAACTTCACTCATGTAGGGGCGCCGCTTGTCGGCGCCCGCGGGCGTCGCAAGCGACGCCCGCTACGGCCCCCTGAACAACCGAGCATGACGAATCGATTTTTTATTGTTGCTGGTGTTACGTTTTTATAATACGTATTAACTGCCAGCCGGAAAAAGCCGGATGGAAAGGATGACCCGGAATGAATTGGAAACGGTTACTGGTTCCGTTGGCTGTTGCGCTGCTGCCCCTTTCCGCCTGGGCCGGACGCCCCCTCGCCATCGACGACGCCGATCCCGCGGACCCGGAAATCTTCGAACTGGAGGCAGGCGCCGCCTATGCCAAGGAGGGGTCCGTGAAGGCCTGGGAGCTGCCGCTGGGACTGACCTACGGCGTCGCCCCCTCCGTCGAGGCCGGGATCGCCTTCGGCGCCCTCTCCGTCGAGGCCGGTGACGAGGACGAGTCCGGAATCAGCGATACGGTGCTGGGTGCGAAGTGGCAGTTCATTCAAGCCTGCCCGCTTGGCGCCCGGCACGCCCTGGCCCCCTCGGTGAAGCTGCCGACGGCGGACGAGGACAAGGGCCTCGGTAGCGGCCAAACCGACTTCGACCTGACCTGGATTATCTCGCGGGCTATGAGTGAAAAAGCCGGCGTCCACGTCAACCTGGGCTATGCCTGGATCGGCGGCCCGGACGACGACGTGCTCCATTACGGCGTGGCGGCGGACTACCAGGTCACCGAAGCCGTCCAAGCCGTCGGCGAGATCTTCGCCGAGCGGGAGACCTCGAGCGGCGCGGATACCGTCGGCCAGTTCAATCTCGGGCTGCGTTACGGCGCCACGGACGCGCTGGTCCTGGACCTGGCCGCCGGCTCGCGGATCGGCGACGACGGGCCGGATTTCACCACGACGGCGGGCCTGACGTGGGCTTTTGGAAGCAAGGAGAAATAGCATGCACATGGCCGATGCGTTGATTTCCCCCGCCGTGGGCGGGACGATGTGGGCGGCGAGCGCCGGGCTGCTGGCCTGGTGCGCGCGGAAGGTCCGGCAGACGCTGGATAACCGGCTCGTTCCGATGATGGGCGTGCTGGGGGCGTTCATCTTCGCCGCGCAGATGATCAACTTTTCGATCCCGGGCACGGGTTCGAGCGGGCATCTCGGCGGCGGGCTGATCCTGGCGATCCTCCTCGGCCCGTACGCGGGCTTCCTGGTCATCGCGTCCGTGCTGACCGTGCAGGCGCTGTTCTTTGCGGACGGCGGGCTGCTGGCGCTGGGCTGCAACATCTGGAACCTGGGTTTCTATCCGGCCTTCATCGCCTACCCGTTCATCTACAAGCCCCTGGCCGGCCCGGCCCGCTCCGGGACCCGGCCGGCTCTGGCCGCCGTGCTCGCCGCGGTGATCGGCCTGCAACTGGGCGCGTTCAGCGTCGTGCTGGAAACGACCACCTCCGGCATCTCCGAATTGCCGCTCGGTTCCTTCGTCCTGCTGATGTCGCCCATTCACCTGGCCATCGGCATCGTGGAGGGCCTGGCGACGGCGGCGGTGGTGGCCTTCGTCGCGCGCGCGCGGCCGGAAGCGGTCGGGCCGCAGGCCGGCCCGGCGAATCTCAAGCCGGCCCTGGCCGGCCTGGCGCTCGCCGCCGTCGTGATCGGCGGCGCGGTGAGCTGGTTCGCCTCGTCGCACCCGGACGGACTGGAATGGTCCATCGCCCGCGTCAGCGGCCGCGAGGAGGTCGGCGGCGGCTCGGCGCTGCACGATCAACTGGCCCGGGTGCAGGAACGCACGGCGATGCTGCCGGATTATGGCTTCAAGGAGGCCGCCGTAGCGGTCGCGGAGAAAGAAGCGGAAACCGAAACCTGGCCGGCGGTCAGCGCGGGCACGTCGGTATCCGGTCTCGTCGGCGGACTGCTGGTGCTGGGCGTGGCTGTGTTGGCGGGGCTTGCTTTGCGTCCGCGCCGCGTGGCATCCTGAACGGGGTGTACGGAAGTGGCCTGTAGTTCCGCCGCTCCGCCGGCGGAATTCTCCGGCGCGTCTCCGGCGCGGAGCGCCGGAGCTACAGGACTTATTGCATGATCATCGCGGTTCAGCGGATGGATGAACTGGCCGGTCTGGACTCGCCGATCCACCGGCTCGATGCCCGGGCGAAGGCACTCGTCACGCTCGCCTTCATTGTCGCCGTGATGTCGTTCCCCCGGCACGAGGTCATCGCGCTGGCCCCCTACTTTTTATACCCCGTCGCGCTGCTGGCCCGCGGCGGGATTCCCGGCCGGCTGATCCTGAAGAAGCTGCTGGTCGCCGCGCCGTTCGCGCTGTTCATCGGCCTGTTCAATCCCCTGCTCGACCGTCAACCGGTACCGCTGCCCGGCGGGCTCGTCGTGGCCGCGGGCTGGCTGTCGTTCGCCTCCATCCTGGTCCGCTTTGCGCTCACCGTCGGCGCGGCGCTGGCGCTCGTCGCCTGCACGGGCATGGACCGGCTCTGCGCGGGCCTGGAGCGGCTGGGCCTGCCGCGCGTCTTCGCCGTCCAACTGATGTTTCTCTACCGTTATCTTTTCGTCATCTCGGACGAGGCCCGGCGGATGCGGCTGGGGCTGGCGCTGCGCATGGCTGACGGCCGGGCGCCGGGCCTGCGGGTCTACGGGTCGCTGGTCGGCCACCTCCTGCTGCGTTCGATGGACCGCGCCCAACGGATCTACGGCGCGATGCTCGCGCGGGGCTTCGACGGCGAGATCCGCACCCTGGACGCGGCCCGCTGGTCGGCGCGCGACACGCTCTTCACCTCGGGCTGGATCGCCTTCTTCGCCGCCGCCCGTTTCTGGAACCTGCCCGAACTGGCGGGCCGCCTGCTGACCGGAGGAGTTCGATGAGCCATCACATCGTCGAGGCGCGGGACGTCCACTACACGTATCCCGGCGGACACGAGGCCTTGCGGGGCGTTTCCTTCCGGATCACGCACGGCGAGGCCGTGGCCCTCGTCGGGCCGAACGGCGCGGGAAAGTCCACTCTGCTTCAGCACCTCAACGGCACGCTGCTCCCGTCGCGCGGCGAGATCCGGATCGGGGATGACCCGGTAACCCGGGACACCGCGCCCCGGATCCGCCGGGCCGTGGGCATGGTGTTCCAGGATCCGGACGACCAGCTGTTCATGCCGACTGTCCTGGAGGACGTCGCGTTCGGCCCGCTCAATCACGGCCTCGCGCCGGAGGCCGCCGCCGAACGGGCCCGCGCCGCGCTGGAGCGGGTGGGCATGAGCCCCGTAGCGGACCAGCCGCCCTACCGCCTTTCGGCGGGCGAGAAACGCGCAGTGTCCATCGCGGGTGTGCTGGCGATGTCGCCGGACGTGCTGGTAATGGACGAACCTTCCTCCAATCTCGATCCGCGCGGCCGGCGGCGGCTGATGGAGCTCCTGAAATCCTTCGAGCACACGAAGATCATCGCCACGCACGACCTGGAGCTCGTAGTCGAGGTGTGCGCCCGCGTCATCCTGCTGGACGGCGGGCTGGTGAAAGCCGAAGGGCCCGCCGTCCAGGTCCTGGACGACGAGCCCCTCATGCTGGCCCACGGCCTCGAGCGCCCGCATGTCCTGCGGCACCGGCACCCGCACTGAATCAGCGGGCTCGCGGGAGCTCGCTCCTCCATGCAAAGCGCCTGGAGGGCGAAGCTCCGCGACGCCGTCTTTATTTCGGGCACTTCTTCAGGCACATGAACCAATCCAGGCACTTCACATCGTCGCCCGGCTTCTCCACGCGGTCCTTGGCCACGCCGCAGGAGCCCGGCGGCGGCACGATGACGTCGTCGCCCGGCTTCCAGTTCGCCGGCGTCGCGATGCCGTGCTGGTCGGAGGTCTGCATCGCGACCAGGAGGCGCATGACCTCGTCCATGTTCCGGCCGTTGGAGAGCGGGTAGTACAGGATCGCCCGCACGATGCCCTTGGGATCGATGATGAACACCGCGCGCACGGCCTGCGTGCTGCTCGCGCCCGGCTGCAGCATCCCGAAGGCCTTCGAGACCTCCATCTTCAGGTCCTCGATCACCGGGAAGGTGACCTCGATGCCCTTCATGTCCTTGTACTGGATCTTCTCCTTGATCGTCCGCAGCCACGCGATGTGCGCATAGATGCTGTCGATGGACAGGCCCAGCAGCTTGCAGTTGCGCTTCTCGAACTCCGTCTGCATCGAGGCGAAGGTCATGAACTCCGTCGTGCACACCGGCGTGAAATCCGCCGGGTGCGAGAAGAACACGACCCACTTACCCTCGTAGCACTTGGGGAAATCGATTTCCCCCTGGGTCGTCTTGGCCTTGAACGACGGCGCTTTCTCCCCGATCAGGGGCAGGCTGGTTGCGGATTGCTCCGTCATCTTGCTTGTTCCTTTCTGTTACTTTTTCCCGTGTCTGCTCAACATGGTTTCGAGGTCTTCCATCTCTGCCTGCAGGTCTTCCTCGTGCTCCACTTCGTCCTGCAGGATCTGGAGAACGATGTTGTAGGTCACGGGATCCTTGACCGCAGTGAGGCTTACCAGCTTCTTGTAGGTCATGATCGCGCACTGCTCGCCCTTGATGTTCTGTTCCAGGATCTCCCTCACAAAGGGATTATCCGGCGCGTCGTAGCCGCAGTTGGAATGCTTGTACCATTCCTTCGGCTCGGCGATCGGGGTGCCGCCCAGTTGGATGATGCGCGTAGACAGCATGTCCGCGTGCCGCAGTTCGTCCGCCGCGTGCTGGGTGAGTTCGGCGATGACGGCCTCCTTCATCGGGCCCTTCACCACCTTGGCGCCGATCCAGTACTGGAAGTACGCCAGCCACTCGTCCGAGAAAGCCTTGTTCAGCAGGCCGACGAGTTTTTTCACGTCCATATCCACGATCTCAATGCCTTTCGTGCCCATACCTCTTCCTTCCTTTCCTTCCGAGTGAACCCCGACACCGGAAACGCCCCCCCGGGGCGACTCCTTCCCACGCCGGCATCGTACCCTGCGGACACCGCATTTTCGAGGCAAAAAACGCCCTGCGCCTGTCCGCCGGGAAGCGCCCCGATGGCCCTCTTTTCGGGCCCATTAACAGTAATTATTACTAGTCAGTTATCATTACTATGTAAAGGCGACAAAAAAGAACCTAGCGCTTTTTCCGCTTCGACTGGCACTCCAGGCACAGGCCGCGCAGTTCGACGTGGATGGAGTCCACCCGGCCCATCGCCCCCACCTCGACCGGCGGCGGGAACCGGTCCAGCGTCTCGCAGTAGAAATCGCCGACAAGCCCGCACCGCGTGCAGACGAAATGGTGATGCCGTTCCGTGTTGGCGTCGAACCGCGCCCGCTCCCGGATCGTGCCCATGCGCGAGATAATGCCGCGGTCTTCCAGCATCCGCAGGGTCCGGTACACGGTGTCGAGGGAGATGGACGGCATCCGTTTTCGCACGCGGCGGCACAGCGTCTCGGCGTCAGGATGCTCCCCGGTGCGCGCCAGTTCCCGGTACACTTCCATCCTCTGGTGCGTGGCCTTGATGCCCTCGTGCCGGCAGGCCGAGGCAAACGCTTCCACGCGCGACTCCATGCTGTCTGTTCCTGATTTCACAAGGGCTACAATAGTAATTATTACTATCGATGGAATATACTCCCGCAGCGCAGGTTGTAAAGTCATTTCGAACGAACATGCGGCGGCCGACGGGTGTAAAAGAACCTCGGCTGTCACAGGACCCCGGCTTGACCCGGGGCGCTGCCGCTGTCATGATGGCCGCCCATGGTTCGCAAACTCATTCGCCGCGTCCTGCATTCCCTCCTGGGAAGGAAGAAGAAACCGGCCGAGACGGCGCACGCTGCGACGACGCCGCACCGCCCCAAGGATCATAAGGCCCCGGAGCGGCATCCGCCCAAACAACGGGATCAGCAGAATCAACGGACCCATGAACCGCGACCGCACGCGGCACGACAGGCCCCGGCTGCTCCTTGGAACCCGGCCTCCTTCGAGGTCCCCCCGGTCGAAGGGAAGACCCGGTTCCAGGACCTCGACCTGCCCGTGGAAATCCTGCACGCCATCGCCGACCTGGACTTCAAATATTGCACGCCCATCCAGGCGGCCATCCTCCCGCCCACCCTCTCCGGCAAGGACGCCTTCGGCCGGGCCCAGACGGGCACGGGAAAGACCGCCGCCTTCCTGATTGCCGTGTTCACCCGGTTCCTGCGTCACCCGGCAAAGCCCCCCCGGCCCAAGGGCACGCCGCGCGCCCTGGTCATCGCCCCGACGCGTGAACTGGTGATCCAGATCGAGAAGGACGCCCGCGAACTGGCCCGCTACCTGCCCTTGCGCGTCCTCGCCGTCTACGGCGGCATGGATTACGACAAGCAGCGCCGCGAACTGACCGGCGGGCCCGTGGACCTGGTCGCCGCCACGCCCGGACGCCTCCTGGACTTCAAACGGCGCGGCGACATCCATCTCGACCAGGTCGAGGTTCTCGTCATCGACGAGGCCGACCGGATGCTGGACATGGGATTCATCCCCGACGTCCGCACGATCGTCCACAGCACGCCGCCCAAGAGCGAGCGGCAGACCCTGTTCTTCTCCGCCACCCTGACGCCCGAGGTCACGCGGCTGGCCTCGCAGTGGACCACCGACCCGGTCCACATCGAGATCGCGCCGGAGCAGGTGGCCGTGGACACCGTGGACCAGCGGGTCTATATCGTCACGCTCCGCGACAAGTTCGCGCTGCTCTACAACATCCTGAACCGCGAGAACGCCACGCGCGTGCTCGTGTTCGCCAACCGGCGGGACCATTCCGAGCGGCTGATGGAGAACCTGAAGCGCTACGGCATCGACTGCGCCCTGCTCACGGGCGCGGTGGACCAGCGCAAGCGGCTGCGGGTGCTCGAGGATTTCCGCGCGGGCAAGATCCGCGTGGTCGTCGCCACCGACGTCGCGGGCCGCGGGCTGCACGTCGAGGGAATCAGCCATGTGATCAATTATAACCTGCCGATGGACCCCGAGGATTACGTCCACCGCATCGGGCGCACGGGCCGCGCGGGCGCCAGCGGCATCTCGATCTGCTTTGCGGACGAGGACGACGGGCACTACCTGCCGCAGGTCGAGAAGTTCATCGGGCGCACCCTGTCCTGCACGCACCCGGAGGACGACTGGCTGAAGCTCCCGCCCCCGCTCTACGAGGCCCGGGAGCCGAAGTATTCCTCGCGCCGGCCCGAGCGGCCGGGCCGCTCGTTCGGCCCCCGGCGGGGCGGCGGCCCGCGCCGCGGCGGCCGCCGTCCGCGTTGAGCACGCCCTTGGAGGGCGAGCGGCCCCGCGAGCCGGAACTCACCACGCGTCGAAGGCCGCGGCGCCCTTGTTCGCCACATCGCTGCGCGCGTTGGCGGAGATCGTCTTGCCGGCGGAATCGACGATCACGAGGGTCGGGATGCCCTGGACGTTGAACTTCTTCTTGAGCTCGTCCCGGTTCTTGTCGGGGAAGCGGACCGCGGTCCAGGGCATCTCCATTTCCTTCATGTAGCGGTACATGTCCGCCTCGGTCTGGTCGCTGGACACGAAGACGATCTCGAACGGCTTGCCCGCCTTCTGGAGCTCGTTGTAGACGGTGACGAGCTGGGGCGTGAACGCGCGGCAGGGCGGGCACCAGTGCGCGGAGAAGTAGATGCCGATCTTTTTCCCATCGAGAACCGCCGGCGAGACCCGCTGCCCCTTGGCATTCACCAGGCGCGTGCCGAAGAGGGCCTCGATCGCGGGAGGAATGGCCGCCTCCGCCGGAGCGCCGGGCGCCGCCGGAACCGCCGCGGCCCGCAGCGAGCCGATGTAGATCTGGTCCTCCCGGCTCAACCGGTTCATCTGTATCTGGATGGGTTTGCCTTCCGCGTTGCGCAGGATCACCTGGTCCAGCTTCTGCTCGACGAACTCCGCCTGCATCGTCGAGCCGCCCGCGCTGGTCCACGTCCGCATCTCGCCGGCCCCCGCGGACGCGGCCCCGAACCACCAGGCCACACACGCGGCCACTATTCCGAAACGATAATCCAAGCGCATGGGATCCTTCCTTCCGCGTATCGCCGGATGCTATACCCCCGGCGGGAAGGGCATTCAATGGAAATCGGCCGCGCCGCTGGACATGGGCCCTTTTGACGTTATCTTTCGGCCAGCCATGAAACTCTTCCTTGGGTCCCTGGCGTTCCTCACCGCCGTGGCGGCGTGGGCCGAGCCCGCGCGGGGCTCGCGCCATGCCGTCCGGTTTTTCGGAACGGGCACGGGCCAGGTGGACCGGGCCAAGCTTCCCCTCGACCCGCCCACCGCGGCCGACGTCGGCGACGACTTCACCGTAGAGTTCTGGATGAGGGCGGACCCCGGCAACGACGGAACGGTCAACGAGGGCGCCAACGGGGACGGCTGGATCACCGGGAACGTGGTCGTGGACCGGGACATCTACGGCGGCGGCGATTACGGGGATTACGGTGTGGCGCTGGGCTCGGCCGGCGGCGCGGCCCGCGTCCTGGCGTTCGGCGCGCACAACGGCGACTGGGGCGAGACCATCGTCGGCCCCAACGACTTCTCCGGCGGCGCGTGGCGCCACGTGGCGGTCACGCGGGTGCGGACCAGCGGCCTGATGCGCATCTACGTGGACGGCGCGCTCGACGCCGAGGGCACCGGACCGGGCGGCGACTTGAGCTACCGCGACGGGCGCGACACGGCCTGGACGAATTCCGACCCATTCCTGGTCCTCGGCGCCGAGAAACACGATGCGGGGACCGAGTATCCCTCGTTTCACGGCTACCTCGACGAATTCCGGATCTGGAGCCGGGCACTTTCGGCGGAAGAGCTGACGAACGTCGCCGCCCGCGTGCTCGATCCATCGGAACACCCGGACCTGGTCGCCTGCTGGCGCTTCGAGGAAGGCACGAACACCGTTCTGTACGACTCGACGGCGGGCGCGATCACAGGCCGGCTCCACCAGGCGCTCGCGGGCAACGGGCAGCGGGTGGCCTATGCGGACAACCCGACGAACACCGCGCCGGTGGAGTTGGAGCCTCCCCGCCTGCGGGACGCGCGCGCGGCGAATGGAGAGATGAGCTTCCACTGGTTCGCGTCCCGGAATTATTTCCAATCATTGGAAACTTCGACCGGCTTGGTTTCCAATGCCTGGACGCCCCTGCCCGGCTGGACAAACCTGCATCGGGCCGACGGCCCCGTGTATTTCACCGGCACGGTCAGCGGGGCCGACACCCGCTTCTACCGCGTCCGGGCCGCGGCGGAATGAGTGTCACGGCCGGGACGGCCGTGACACCCTCCGGCTCCCTCCCGGAAAAAAAGCAGCCCCGCTATTGACTTGCATAGCCATGTACCTTATTATACAAGGTAGCATGACAAATGGGATCGTGCATCATGGATTACTTTGAAAACTGGATCGTGCAGGCCCGGAAGGGGTTCCTGGAACTGTGCGTGCTCAACGCGCTCGAGGGCGAGGAGCGCTACGGGTATGACCTGGTGAATTCGCTGGTGGATACCGCCGGCCTCGGGGTGACCGAGGGCACGCTCTATCCCCTGCTCTCCCGCCTGCGGCTGCAGGGCCTCGTGACGACGCGGCTGGAGGAATCCTCCGGGGGCCCCGCGCGCAAGTACTACGCGCTGACGGCCAAGGGGCGGAAAATCGCGAAGCAAATGAACGATCACGTGGAATTGATGATCCAAGGAAGCCGGGGCCTGCGCGGCCGGAAGGAGTGACCCATGCCGGAATGGACGGAGTCGGCGGAAGCGGAACTGGAGCGCTACCTCGCGGAGGCGCGGGCGGCAGCGTCCGTCAGCGGGGCGGACCCGGAGGAGGTCGAGGGCGACCTTCGAGGGCACATCGAGCGGCAACTCGAACAGGCCGGGATCCGGACGGCGACCCGGGAGGACCTGGCGCGCGTGCTCGCGCGGCTCGGGCCGGCCCGGTCCACGCCCGCGGGCGATCCCCCGGAGGCGCCCGAGAAGCCGCGGCGCATCTCGCTCGGACTGATCATGGCCCTCGGCGTCGTGCTCCCCTTCATTACCCTGGTGTTTGAAGCGTTCACCGGCCTCTGCGGCGAAATCTTCGTCAACCCCATCCCGACGCTTTGGCACGTCCTGCTCGTCGCCGCCGTTCCGCTGGCCAACGCCCTGACCTGGTCGCGGTTCGCCTTCGGGTGGCCTGGTCGCCTGAAACTCCTCGGCCGGCTCAACGGGTTCGCCATCGGAGTGGCGCTATACTACACGCTCGTGTTTCTGCCGGTCGCGCCGTTCGCCGCAATCGGCATCCTCTATTTCGGGATCGGCCTGCTGCCGCTGTCCCCGATGCTGTCGCTGATCATGGCGCTGGCCGTGCGCCGCATCCTGCGGCGCTACGACCGGCCGGGCGGCGCGCTGCCGCCCGCCTGGCGCTGGGCGCTGGCCGCGCTGGGTATCATCGCGCTGCTCGCCACGCCCACGGTCGTAACCCAGGCCGGCCTGCAGTGGGCCACCGCCGAATCGCCGGCCGCCCGAGCGCGCGGAATCGGTCTGCTCCGCGCCCTTGGGAACGACGACCTCCTGCTCCGGAGCTGCTACCGGCGCGATCGGATGGTCGGCAACATGGTGTCGTTCCTCTTCGAAGGTCTCGGGCGACGCATCACTTCCGAGCAGGCACAGCAGGTCTACTATCGCGTTACCGGTACGCCCTACAATGCCGTGCGCCCACCGGAACTGCGCGGGCTGCGCACCCGGGCCCTCATCAACGCGGACGATTTCGACTGGGACCAGGGCGGCGACGCCGTCGCCGGCCGCCTGCGGGGCTTGAGCCTCCGCGAGTCGCGGCTGGACAGCCGGATCGAGGCCGCAAGCGGCGTCTCCTATACCGAGTGGATCCTCGTGTTCCGCAACGACGCCGAGCGCCAGCGCGAAGCGCGGGCGCAGATCGCCCTGCCGCCCGGCGGCGTGGTCTCCCGCGTGACGCTCTGGGTGGACGGCGAGGAACGCGAAGCGGCGTACGCCGGCCGGGCGAAGGTGAAGGCCGCCTACCAGCGCGTGGTCCAGCAGCGGCGCGACCCGGTCCTCGTCACGACCAGCGGGCCCGACCAGGTCCTGGTGCAGTGCTTCCCCGTCCCGCCGAACGGCGGCACCATGAAGATCAAGGTCGGCATCACCGCGCCGCTCGCGCCGGAATCGCGCGAGTCCGGGCTGCTGCGCCTCCCCTATTTCCGCGAGAGAAACTTTGCGATACCCGAAAGCACGGCACATTCGGCCTGGATTGAATCGCCCCGGCCGTTGGAAACGCTGCTGGCCGGCGACCCCGCGATCCACGAGCATCCGGAAGAAACGGTATACGCGCTGCGCGCCCAACTCGACGACCAGCTTCTTTCCCGCCCCTTCGCCGTGCGGGCCGCCATGACGGGTGGCCCCGCCTGGGCCGGCCTGCAGCAGGACGCGGACCGCATCGTACGCCAGACCCTGGAGGAAGTTCCCGTTCAAAAACCGGAACGGATCATTTTTGTTTTCGACGGCTCCCGGCCGATGGCCGGGTCCATCGAACGCCTGGCCTCGGCGCTGGATCATGTGCCCGAGGGCGTCGAAGTAGCGGTCCTTTTTGCCGGGGATCGGGTGCAGGCCCTCCGCGAGGCCGCGCCCTGGACGGACGGTGCGGCCGCCGGGGTGGCGGAGGCGTTGAAGAGGCAACCCTACCGCGGCGGATGCGACAACGTGGCGGCCCTGCTGGCCGCCTGGGACCTGGCCGCCGCCGTCCCCGCGGGCGCCGTGCTATGGATTCACGGGCCGCAGCCTGTTTCGTTTGACGGGGAAGAGGCGCTCCTGCAGCGCACGGAGCGCCGCCCGAGCGGACCGGTCATTCACGATCTCCAGGTCGGCCCCGGGCCCAATCACGTGGCGGAACAACTGAACGGCAGCCCGGCGATGCGGGCCGTGATGGATTTCGGCGACCCGGCGGCCGCGCTGGCGCGGGGGCTCGACACGTGGGCCGGAAAAAACCCCTCCTTCCGATTCGAGCGGGCTCGCGTTCCCCGGGCGGAAGCGGAGGGCCCCGAGGGATCCACACACCTGGCCCGTTTATGGGCATTCTCCGAAATCCTGCGGCTCGGTGCATCGATTCACGACGCCGACAAGGACGAGGCCGTCGAGCTGGCCGTGCGCTATCGCCTGGTCACGCCGGTGTCCGGCGCCGTCGTGCTCGAGACCGCCCAGCAGTATGCGCAAAGCGGGCTGGAGCCCGTCGCGGGCGACACCGTGCCGCGCATCGTCCCGGAACCCGAAACGTGGATGCTGCTCCTGATCGGCGGCGGCATGGCCGCCGCGCGGGCATGGAAGCGAAGAAGGTCGCGCCGGGGCGCGATGCTTAAAAAGTGCCCCGGAATCCCGCGCTGATAAGCAGGCCGTTGGAATAGATCGGCCGGCCGGGCACGTTGTCCTCGCGGGCGCCGGTGCCCACGCCGCCGAGTTCAATAAAGTAGTTCCGGCGGGCGTCCATGAAGAACTCAAAGCCGAACACGCCGTAGCCGCCGGCGACGAAATCCTTGTCGGAAAACTCCGAGGCGGGGACAATTCCGATGAAGCCGCCCTCGCCGTAGAGCCGTATGTTCTCACACACGGTGCCGGCCACGCCCACCAAGCCGGCCGTGAAATTGAAGTATGAATCCCAATTGGTTTCATCGGACTTGGTATTCTCGTTGAACATCAGGTTGCCGCGCACGCGGACGGCGAACAGGTCCTTCACGTAGGGGCTTGTCAGGCTCATCCCCAGCCCGAAATCGTCCTGGTACTGGTTGATCTGGAAGCCCGCCGCCACCCCGTTCTTCAAGGCCCCTTCCTTCGCCTCCGCCGTTACGATAAACGCAAGGCCCAGAATCAACCCGATATACAGCTTGTTCATGATGCCCCCCTTTCCTTTCGCTTGCTCCTGCCACTCCGGGCTGCATCAGCCCATCCGAAGGAAAGATGAACCCGGGGAGGAGGGCTGTCAAGCGCGGCGGAGTTCCGGGTGCCGCAACAGCCTGGCTTCGTCGTCCCGATGCGGTATCGGGACGAAGCCTAAAAATGACGGGCGGCAAATACGCGCCCCGAGTGTGTCTTCAGGTAACCTTCAAAAGCCGCCGCTCGCTGGCGGTCTTCGAACGCCACGGCTACACGAATCCGCCAGGGCCGGTGCTTGCACGCAGGCGTCACCTCGCCCCCGTTGTGCCGGCGCAGCCGGTCCCCGAGATCGTCCGTCATGCCCGTGTAGTGCCGCCGCGGATCGGCCTCGCTTTGCAGCAGGTACACGCAGGTGAACTTCATCATGGCTTGCCCGGCGTCTTGTCACGGCGAAGCGTAGCGCGAAGCCGGAAGTTCCGAGCGCCGCGATCGCCCGGCTTCGTCCCTCGCGGCGCTCGGGACGAAGCCTGGAGGCGGGGGGAATTGAACCCCCGTCCGAGCAAGAGTCGCACCGGCTTCTACGCGCGTGTTCCGTCTTTGGATCTCGTCCCGCATGCTGCCAACGGACAGGCCACATGCGAAACCAGCGCCCACGTT
Protein-coding sequences here:
- a CDS encoding ABC transporter ATP-binding protein yields the protein MSHHIVEARDVHYTYPGGHEALRGVSFRITHGEAVALVGPNGAGKSTLLQHLNGTLLPSRGEIRIGDDPVTRDTAPRIRRAVGMVFQDPDDQLFMPTVLEDVAFGPLNHGLAPEAAAERARAALERVGMSPVADQPPYRLSAGEKRAVSIAGVLAMSPDVLVMDEPSSNLDPRGRRRLMELLKSFEHTKIIATHDLELVVEVCARVILLDGGLVKAEGPAVQVLDDEPLMLAHGLERPHVLRHRHPH
- a CDS encoding energy-coupling factor ABC transporter permease, with amino-acid sequence MHMADALISPAVGGTMWAASAGLLAWCARKVRQTLDNRLVPMMGVLGAFIFAAQMINFSIPGTGSSGHLGGGLILAILLGPYAGFLVIASVLTVQALFFADGGLLALGCNIWNLGFYPAFIAYPFIYKPLAGPARSGTRPALAAVLAAVIGLQLGAFSVVLETTTSGISELPLGSFVLLMSPIHLAIGIVEGLATAAVVAFVARARPEAVGPQAGPANLKPALAGLALAAVVIGGAVSWFASSHPDGLEWSIARVSGREEVGGGSALHDQLARVQERTAMLPDYGFKEAAVAVAEKEAETETWPAVSAGTSVSGLVGGLLVLGVAVLAGLALRPRRVAS
- a CDS encoding transcriptional repressor, producing MKSGTDSMESRVEAFASACRHEGIKATHQRMEVYRELARTGEHPDAETLCRRVRKRMPSISLDTVYRTLRMLEDRGIISRMGTIRERARFDANTERHHHFVCTRCGLVGDFYCETLDRFPPPVEVGAMGRVDSIHVELRGLCLECQSKRKKR
- a CDS encoding peroxiredoxin; translation: MTEQSATSLPLIGEKAPSFKAKTTQGEIDFPKCYEGKWVVFFSHPADFTPVCTTEFMTFASMQTEFEKRNCKLLGLSIDSIYAHIAWLRTIKEKIQYKDMKGIEVTFPVIEDLKMEVSKAFGMLQPGASSTQAVRAVFIIDPKGIVRAILYYPLSNGRNMDEVMRLLVAMQTSDQHGIATPANWKPGDDVIVPPPGSCGVAKDRVEKPGDDVKCLDWFMCLKKCPK
- the cbiQ gene encoding cobalt ECF transporter T component CbiQ yields the protein MIIAVQRMDELAGLDSPIHRLDARAKALVTLAFIVAVMSFPRHEVIALAPYFLYPVALLARGGIPGRLILKKLLVAAPFALFIGLFNPLLDRQPVPLPGGLVVAAGWLSFASILVRFALTVGAALALVACTGMDRLCAGLERLGLPRVFAVQLMFLYRYLFVISDEARRMRLGLALRMADGRAPGLRVYGSLVGHLLLRSMDRAQRIYGAMLARGFDGEIRTLDAARWSARDTLFTSGWIAFFAAARFWNLPELAGRLLTGGVR
- a CDS encoding transporter, which encodes MNWKRLLVPLAVALLPLSAWAGRPLAIDDADPADPEIFELEAGAAYAKEGSVKAWELPLGLTYGVAPSVEAGIAFGALSVEAGDEDESGISDTVLGAKWQFIQACPLGARHALAPSVKLPTADEDKGLGSGQTDFDLTWIISRAMSEKAGVHVNLGYAWIGGPDDDVLHYGVAADYQVTEAVQAVGEIFAERETSSGADTVGQFNLGLRYGATDALVLDLAAGSRIGDDGPDFTTTAGLTWAFGSKEK
- a CDS encoding ferritin — protein: MGTKGIEIVDMDVKKLVGLLNKAFSDEWLAYFQYWIGAKVVKGPMKEAVIAELTQHAADELRHADMLSTRIIQLGGTPIAEPKEWYKHSNCGYDAPDNPFVREILEQNIKGEQCAIMTYKKLVSLTAVKDPVTYNIVLQILQDEVEHEEDLQAEMEDLETMLSRHGKK